A region from the Aegilops tauschii subsp. strangulata cultivar AL8/78 chromosome 5, Aet v6.0, whole genome shotgun sequence genome encodes:
- the LOC120965235 gene encoding putative alpha-L-fucosidase 1, whose product MGGASLLRLAAAMVLTGLVSPPVAVAARATPPLPVLPIPTAAQLAWQRREVIMFFHFGMNTFTDSELGTGEEDPALFGPAALNASQWMDAAAAAGASLAILVAKHHDGFCLWPSAYTAHSVRASPWHSGAGDVVRKFAAAARARGVDTGLYLSPWDLHDQRYGREVAYNEYYLAQLHELLTGYGSLSEIWFDGHKEENATNMTYHFQEWFQTVRQLQSSSIIFSDAGPDVRWVGNEDGFVGTTCWSTVNRSMITIGATGIENYLNNGDPWGTDWVPPECDVTIRPGWFWHKSETAKTLSQLLDIYYTSVGRNCVLLLNAPPNATGLVEDADIARLREFRAAVTRIFGTDLAEGSTARASSERGSDFAAGNVLDGRDDTYWAPTSEDEYWVELRRPARARARAFNVVRIQEHVALGQRVERHEVYVDGMAVARGTTVGHKRLHRLVRPVVGRTVKIWFAARRGPPLVSAVGLHLDPFEANRAR is encoded by the exons ATGGGAGGAGCTTCGCTGCTGCGTCTAGCGGCCGCCATGGTCCTCACCGGCTTGGTTTCTCCGCCTGTTGCAGTGGCGGCACGCGCGACCCCGCCACTGCCGGTGCTGCCGATCCCGACGGCGGCGCAGCTCGCGTGGCAGCGGCGGGAGGTGATCATGTTCTTCCACTTCGGGATGAACACGTTCACGGACTCCGAGCTGGGCACAGGGGAGGAGGACCCGGCCCTGTTCGGCCCCGCCGCGCTCAACGCCAGCCAGTGGATGGACGCGGCGGCCGCGGCCGGCGCGTCGCTCGCCATCCTCGTCGCCAAGCACCACGACGGCTTCTGCCTCTGGCCGTCCGCCTATACCGCCCACTCCGTGCGCGCCAGCCCCTGGCACAGCGGCGCCGGCGACGTGGTGCGCAAGTTCGCCGCCGCGGCGCGCGCACGGGGCGTCGACACCGGCCTCTACCTCTCGCCGTGGGACCTCCATGATCAGCGGTACGGCCGCGAGGTCGCCTACAACGAGTACTACTTGGCGCAGCTCCACGAGCTGCTCACCGG GTACGGGAGCTTGTCGGAGATCTGGTTCGACGGACACAAGGAAGAGAACGCGACGAACATGACGTACCACTTTCAGGAGTGGTTTCAGACCGTGAGGCAGTTGCAGAGCTCCAGCATCATCTTCTCCGACGCCGGCCCCGACGTCCGGTGGGTCGGCAACGAGGACGGGTTCGTCGGAACCACGTGCTGGTCCACCGTCAACCGCTCCATGATAACCATCGGGGCGACCGGCATCGAGAA TTATCTGAACAACGGCGACCCGTGGGGGACGGATTGGGTGCCGCCGGAGTGCGACGTGACGATCCGTCCTGGCTGGTTCTGGCACAAGAGCGAGACGGCCAAGACGCTGAGCCAGCTGCTGGACATATACTACACCTCGGTGGGCCGGAACTGCGTGCTGTTGTTGAACGCGCCGCCCAACGCCACGGGCCTGGTGGAGGACGCCGACATCGCCAGGCTCCGCGAGTTCCGCGCTGCCGTCACGCGCATCTTCGGCACAGACCTCGCCGAGGGCAGCACGGCTCGGGCCAGCAGCGAGCGCGGCAGCGACTTCGCGGCGGGCAATGTGCTGGACGGCCGGGACGACACGTACTGGGCGCCGACGTCGGAGGACGAGTACTGGGTCGAGCTGCGGCGGCCGGCGAGAGCGCGAGCGCGCGCGTTCAACGTGGTGAGGATACAGGAGCACGTGGCGCTGGGGCAGCGGGTGGAGCGGCACGAGGTGTACGTGGACGGCATGGCCGTGGCCCGCGGCACGACGGTGGGCCACAAGCGGCTGCACCGGCTGGTCAGACCCGTCGTTGGCCGGACGGTGAAGATATGGTTCGCCGCGCGCCGTGGGCCTCCGCTAGTGTCGGCGGTGGGCCTGCATCTCGACCCTTTCGAAGCCAATCGTGCGCGCTGA